CAGCTTATAAGAAATGttaagatttaaaaaatgaaattgttaGTTTTCAATTTTTGGTTTTTGTTGAGTTCCACAAATTACTgttaatttaattatatgaacGATCAGTTTTATAAGATGCTCTGAAGTAGCGTAGCAAGAATTCCGAACAAGATCATCGCCAGGGAAACGGTCACGTGGTAGGCAGCGTTGCAGAGGTCCGATGAGCATGTGCACGTTGTAGTCTTAACGCCAAGAATCTCGTTCTCTGTGCAACCCTCTGAGCCAACTCCGCATCCTCTTGTAACGACTGAAGCGTAATAAAAGATGAAGCAGTTGGAAACTCCGTATTCTATATTGTTGAATTTTTTAATTATCGTGTGGTCTACACTTAATGGCAGAGGTGATAAACCAAGAAAAAACAACCACAAAAAACATTACTAACACACGATTCAAAGCGTAACTTTCGTTTTTTTCAGAAATGAAAAGAACATTGCAAAGACATTAACGGAAACAAAAGTTTCGAAAATAGAATTTATCAGCTGAAATCGATGCACATTTAAAGCGTTTGGCACTCAAAACAATGAAGAAGTCGCGAGTTTGGATGATTGATAAATCTAACAACAGAGTCGGATACTGCTGCCACTTACGATTATCAAATTTGACTTTCTGACAAGCTGTGCAGCCATCAGAGCTTGTGGCAATGCCGTCAGCCTTGAAGGTGTCTGCGCAGTTCGCATCGGTTACGCTCGTGCAAGCGTAGCAGTTCAGGGCATCCGTTCCGGCCActgtaaatacaaaacatatatataaccaTATATACCTGAATAGATCCGCACAATCAAAGACGATACTTCTCGATGTTGTGGTATTTTTCGCTCAAAGGAAACTTCTTCTTAACCAAAAtgcagttaagacggaaagtgtcgtccctcattagcctgtgctaactgaacaggctaatatgtgacgactcttaacacacatgcattatgcactaTTTGAGAGAGCGAGGCTTAAATATAAACAACGTGAACCTTAGCTGCATCAGCTAGATAGAAACTTAACAGCACGTGGTCCTTTATCTATGGAAGGAAATGTAATGACAAAGCCTGTGTTCATTTGAACCGCGTCTTGCGAAATTGTGTCTTATCTAATAcgtctccagaccagcctgtgcacaTGGGTAATCTAGTCAGGAGCTACTTTATAGAGGACTAGGTTACTGTAACACGACGCCTTGCGTTACTTGATAGAGGACTAGGTTACTGTAACACGACGCCTTGTGTTACTTTATAGAGGACTAGGTTACTGTAACACGACGCCTTGCGTTACTTGATAGAGGACTGGGTTACTGTAACACGACGCCTTGCGTTACTTGATAGAGGACTAGGTTACTGTAACACGACGCCTTGCGTTACTTGATAGAGGACTAGGTTACTGTAACACGACGCCTTGCGTTACTTGATAGAGGACTAGGTTACTGTAACACGACGCCTTGCGTTACTTTATAGAGGACTAGGTTACTGTAACACGACGCATTGCGTTACTTTATAGAGGACTAGGTTACTGTAACACGACGCCTTGCGTTACTTTATAGAGGACTAGGTTACTGTAACACGACGCCTTGCGTTACTTTATAGAGGACTAAGTTACTGTAACACGACGCCTTGCGTTACTTTATAGAGGACTAGGTTACTGTAACACGACGTCTTGCGTTACTTTATAGAGGACTAGGTTACTGTAACACGACGCCTTGCGTTACTTTATAGAGGACTAAGTTACTGTAACACGACGCTTTGCGTTACTTCATAGAGGACTAGGTTACTGTTACACGACGCCTTGCGTTACTTTATAGAGGACTAGGTTGCTGTAACACGACGCCTTGCGTTACTTTATAGAGGACTAGATTGCTGGAACGAGACGCCTTGCGTACTTTATAGAGGACTAGGTTGCTGTAACATGACGCCTTGCGTTACTTTATAGATTACTAGGTTGCTGTAACACGACGCCTTGCGTACTTTATAGAAGACTAGGTTGCTGTAACACGACGCCTTGCGTACTTTATAGAGGACAAAGTGCTGTAACACGACGCCTGGCGTACTTTATAGAGGACTAGGTTGTTGTTACATGACGCCTTGCGTTACTTTATAGATCACTAGGTTGCTGTAACACGACGCCTTGCGTACTTTATAGAGGACTAGGTTGCTGTAACACGACGCCTTGCGTTTCTTTATAGAGGACTAGGTTGCTGAAACACGACACCTTGCGTACTTTATAGAGGACAAGGTTGCTGTAACACGACACCTTGCGTACTTTATAGAGGACTAGGTTGCTGTAACACGACGCCCTATGTACTTTATAGGGGACTAGGTTTCTGTAACACGACGCCATGCGTACTTTATACAGGACTAGGTTGCTGTAACACGACGACTTGTGTACTTTATAGAGGACTAGGTTGCTGTAACACGACACCTTGCGTACTTTATAGAGGACTATGTTGCTGTTACACGACGCCTTGCGTTACTTTATAGATCACTAGGTTGCTGTAACACAACGCCTTGCGTACTTTATAGAGGACTAGGTTGCTGGTACACGATGCCTTGCGTACTATATAGAGGACTAGGTTGCTGTAACACGACGCCTTGCGTACTTTATAGAGGACTAGGTTGCTGTAACACGACGCCTTGAGTACTTAATAGAGGACAAGTTGCTGTTACACGACGCCTTGCGTACTTTATAAAGGACTAGGTTGCTGTAACACGGCGCCTTGCGTTACTTTATAGAGGACTAGTTTGCTTTAACACAACGCCTTGCGTTACTTCAGACAGGACTAGGTTGCTGTAACACGACGCCTTGCGTACTTTATAGAGGACTAGGTTGCTGTAACACGACGCCTTGCGTACTTTATAGAGGACTAGGTTGCTGTAACACGACGCCTTGCGTACTTTATAGAGAACTAGGTTGCTGTAACACGACGCCTTGATTACTTTATAGAGGACTAGGTTGCTGTAACACGACGCCTTGCGTACTTTATAGAGGACTAGGTTGCTGTAACACGACGCCTTGCGTACTTTATAGACGACTAGGTTGCTGTTGACCAGAACGCTCGAAAGCATATGGCATAAAACCTATGTCCGTACGACGCGAATAATATGTCAATATCAGGTGGATGACGATTCCATTCCTTTAACTTTGAGCCCTTGGACCCAGACTTGAAAATTTTCGAACAAAAATTGATCGACTCCATCACTAATGTTGTAATAAACAGTATATTCAAATTTCGTCGTTTACAGATAATTAACAATCACCatagtttattttataaaacgCATGTAGAGGATTTTCCcgataatttataaaatatttccctatcttcaatgtttaaaaaagtatgtttgcTGCATTTACCAAtttgaaaacttgaaaataaaGCAAGGAAATACTGGATGCAAAAGAAACTTCCAATGACAATATCACGTTTTCCGAATTGAGATTGTATTATCTCAGCTGTGCGCGCAACGCGGAATACTGTTTTTAACCAAACAATATATCAACTTACTAATACCTTAAAACCgctttttattaataatattcgTCTTCTTGTTCTTTTTTTCTTATTATTAATAGAAGAAGTCGAAgcattaaataataatagtaataataatgataacaccAACaacatcaataataataataataataattataataatatttataataataataattattagtagtagtattattagtagtaggtagtagtagtagtattagtagtaggaggaggagtaggagtagtagtagtagtagtagtagtagtagaagtagtagtagtagtagtagtagtagtagtagtagtagtagtagtagtagtagtagtagtagtagtagtagtagtagtagtagtagtagtagNNNNNNNNNNNNNNNNNNNNNNNNNNNNNNNNNNNNNNNNNNNNNNNNNNNNNNNNNNNNNNNNNNNNNNNNNNNNNNNNNNNNNNNNNNNNNNNNNNNNACAGGAAAAAATATAAATCTACTATACGCTTACAACACAATATAATAATTAGTTTTACGTcgacaaatgcatttatttataactATTTTACATAATAAGCAAAGTGTATTTTTAGTAAAACAAATAACAGAGCGATTATAACCAGTCCTTTAATGAATTTTTCTTAAGTTATATTATACTGCGAATGAACCGTAAACTCctgcaaattgtttgtttttgtgtatgGAATGTAGGTCAAAGGTGAGCCCTAAAATGTATATAAGCATTTCCCTAGGTATAACCAATTAGCTGATCATTCATGTTAAATATCAATTCACTTGTTTGGTATACCTAACTCATTATACATTGCTTCACCcacttaattatatattattataatcatttgaCATGTTGTATCTTTACATATAGCGAACTATGTATACTTTTGTTGTTTACTCACCTCGCGCTTCGAATCCGTTGACCCAAAGGGGATATGCTATTTGTAGATTAGACACACTATCCATCGGCATCAACCAGTTCAACATGTTCTGACCGTGTTGTCGACATGTTATGTACCCGTCATACCACTGCTAGATGGGTTTCCTATAAAATCGGCctctgaaaaaaataacaacactaatactaaacaaaataagaaaataccTAGATCATGCATTGTTCGTTCGATCGTCGTTTATCAGTTTCATTTACCCAACATAAATACGGTTAAGTTTAAGCTTATACTTCGAAAGCGCCCTCATTGTTATGTTTCCGAAAGGACTAAAACATTTTTGTCAAACACACGACGTCTTCTTGACAACCTAAACtgttgacatatttttttaaaacgatAACCTGTTTTGCCATACACGAAACACGTTGATCAGTTTTCAGATTCCTCATACCTCACTTCAAATTTCCTTTCATTCATCCATGTTTGGAGAACCAAACTGCATCAGTCATCGTTATATTTGGCAATACATTCCGACACAAGGAATGGTCGTACACGACAATAATATGTCCCTCCGACATTTCTTAAGAACAATCATTTTTAGATACTCAGTATTTATAATGTGTTTTTGCTAAATTGTTTTAATGATCCAGAAACGGAAATTTGGTTATTGGAACCATACCAATATCTTTGCTTTGTCCTTCTAACACTAACATCTTAAACTAAACTAGTAACCTTACATATCCGCAGTAGTAGGATCTTTTCGTCACTTAGGCGAAGAAGAGTTGCTGTTCGTTTCGGGACGGTATCGggtaaaaaagtaaacaaatcaaaCGAAAACCCGTTCTGCACATTAGCTCGCTGTAATCATATTATTTactgataatttaatttaaatttacgcATGCAACGATATAAATtagtatatattttgtattttaattctgCCTCGTTATATGATTATGCGACCCTCAATTGTTCATCAGTAAACGTTTAGAGACTCTGATAATAACTGTCTGCTTTGAAAACTGTGCCTGTTTTATTATTCAATTGGTACCCAACATTTTTTCCTATGCTGTTAGGTATTTCATGATTTATAGTCAGTAATGATTGTGTTTATTCTGATTTCATTTCAAGTCGGTAAATCTTAAGGCAATTACCTGTTAATGATTAAAGCAAGTAAATCTTATGTGCTTGCATTTTTTTGTATGAATTATTAGACTGAGTGTCTccttaatgtttgtttttcatatatacaGTGTAGCTTGTTAGAGAAtcgtaattgtattgtatttaaattgaataatgtaTTACATCTAAATTTATTATTGCAAATCTGGGGGAGGTATCAttaatttcactttttttaataAGCAACCAAAACATGGATAtttgttcaaaattgaaaaagttatctTTGTTAAAATATGAATTACCATTGTCATGAGCTCATAgtaatgttatttttatgtatataagACTTGAAAACAGTGATGTTAATGGGGAATTTTTATACTACTTTCAACTGTAATTTGTAATGAATGTAACATAGGTGGGTTAAATAGGATAGACCtatgttcttttgaaaaaaacatgaatataacATAGCTTAAGAGATAAGTGTAAGGCGTGGAAAATATTATTCAACATCATTAATgaattttaatacatattttaataatggtCAAATGTTTgcagaaaatatatgttttacactTGAACAATTAAATTTAGCTCAACATCTTGAAAACGTATATATTGTACAGTGAAAAGTGTCCAATAATAAATTGTGATTATATTCTGGATATTCctctattttataattataattttaaaattaacattagcAATAGTTGGATTACAAGTCTATAGGAAAGTGGTATTAATTTTGTGAGACATATTATTATTaaagaaattgttatattttgaacgAATCTTTGGATAGACATGAGAACAAACTAAATGTTCTATTGAACCAAGGataattacataatacataaaagTATTGCAAATTTTGAAGACATATCTAATTTTGACAAAAATTCCTCATTGACCTAGATATCCAACTTacataaacacaatattaacAAAGCCTAAAGaataaaaatacttattaaaattaattcaaCACTGTGACATTCCAGTAAGTATTACACAATGGAACGCAGAATTCCTAAATATTGACTGGAAAATGTTCATGCACTCTTGTTAAATCTtactaaagaaatatatcagATGGCGCCAGTACAGAATAGTTCACGAAATCTAGTGATGTCttattttcaaaatgaacattattGCCAATTATCTATGTAGCATTGTTGTAATAATGAAGTAGAAATTACTATGCATTTCTTTCTGTACCACCCCATTTACCgccaaaattattaaatttggttGTTGAGAGTAATTCGTAGAAGTATACCAAGCACACATTTTCATATTAAATGTCAGGTTATAACAAATGAATGATATCCATAAAGTGCGACTAGAGATTTAACGTAATGTTTTTTATTGTCAGAGGAAATTAATTAGTCCTACACAGTATGGATTTGGTAAATAGTATGAAAACACACGTttgaaatatacaaaatacaattaaggggccttttcacagaatttggcttgtattgaagtttgatattaaaatgcgttatattgataaatgtaaacattggatattaaaagctccagaaaaaaaagtatataattaaagaaagaaaaaggtaACCTTCAACGGGGCTCGAAGAATTTCGCTTAGatcactcggcaatccgtgctcatacactgagtaatgtattttattctttatactttatttaagcaatcctcgtagcatcaacaaatataacgacaacagcataactctccaaattatgcaatcgtttcgcgttgcaacgctttataaatttctggtttttaaatggtcaaaagatgcatataatggatattttttatataatggtatatgttcagtattactgtttcctcacaagtatCATAATTACATCgagaatttgcgaatctgaacatttttttttattttgtcaattacaAAAACGTGCAAATGGCGCCTTTAAAGCAGAAGAAAGAAATGTGGATCTGGTCCGTTTGTTAAAATACTTACTGATGatcataatattaatattatttatttaaaaagttttgtGTGAAATCTGCATTATAAGtttattttacacaatttaattcCGCATGCTCTAATTACTTTTCTTAAGTGTAACATGTTATTGATAAATGCTCTAATACAAATTTGTATTCAAAACTTAATTGTGTGTATGTAAAAGGTAGGTTATTTTAcgattattaaaatacaaataatataaaaattgtacAATAATATATGCAGATAATTATATTATGTTGTAATCATGAAGCTGTACATGAATACTCTGTATATAAAATGCCAGACTaatatatggaatttatattgCTATATGCAATTCTTGTATGCATGTAATTTTCTATAGAGAAAAAAAACTTTGCACACATTAAAACAGTTCTTTGTATTTTATATTCTTGCAAAATGCTGTAAACCCTTACACAAATGCAGATTTTAACCGTCCCAATTTTAAGCGATTGCAGATtgcaaattaaaattgaaatacattAGGTCATCCTCTATAAAAAGCTAATCATTAGTCATTCCATATACTCCCCATGTCATTAAAGATTGGAGACTATAAGGAATGAGTCGAATTAGAATATTGCAAGGATTTCACTTGGTGTTTGTCAATATATAAGATTGATTTGTAACCATAATTTGAATTTACACCTTTTAAGAGTCTAATTAACAcgattttattaatgaaatagcAATAAGTCCATATCGAATTATCATGTAAATTGTTAATAATAGTAAATTGAAAATTCCTGTGCTTCAACCGGGGATTGAACCAGGGTCGTCCAAGTGGTAACCAGAAACGTTTTAACCGCGTCATTAAGCAGCTAGCTCATCAGCTAGGCTGTTGGAAGCTTTCTGATTGACTACAATATTATCAgctatatttttattcaacaaatcaCTCCTTTACTAATGTAACATTGTTTACTGTAAGTGGGTAACACAagtatatgacaatatcaaaataattgcaGGTTGGTatatcctccttccaaacaagatatttatttgttgaaataacaattgtttGTTCCTATTCATGTTATAATTCATCATGATATATGACAGACACTTTTTTAAAGTTCTGGAGGGGCTGTACACATTAACGCTGCTTGTTTCATGCTGTTGTAAAACTTTCGATGACGTAAATTCTCATTTTGAAGATTCTTACGGTCGACAGAGTTAGGCACGATATTGTCTAAGACGTGGTCGGAACAAAAATGTGTGTAAAACGTTGGAATCTAATTCTTCCGGTTATTTTATCTAACCCAGCGTTATCTAACATATTCGtcctttattaatttttttttcagaaaatgtacTGACTCCACTGCTAAATTTGTGACATTAAATTATGCAGCAGTAGTATtttcaaattgtttatatttaaaccgGAAGTAGGTATAAAAGCGTCCCGCACGAACGAAaactctgtcaagacggaattacgaaaatccGGAATTAAGTCTTCATTAACGACCGTGCTCAGTCATATCAGTCTGGAAGCGGACCAATTGATAGCCATTAATGTGTTATCGAATCACATATGCAATGGTTCGTTTTGACTTGGAATACAGGTAACATAGccacaatattaataaaaatgattaatcGGAAGCAATTTACGTACCAACGCCAGAACCTTACTATTGGTCCTACTTGGAAGAATAAAGCGAACAATGCCTGCGAGTATATGCGGTCGACTGTACAAATGGACCCCCGCAAAGTAAAGCTTGACGAAATACTCCCGCCGAGGCATTTCAAATTTTGAATCGATACCACACTTGTTTTTACATAACTAAGCTACAATATACTCCTATAGCAATATAATCAATCAATAAACTGtcaaatatttcactttaatgtGCATGTCATAATATGTAAACACTAACACGAAggcatttaaaaaattgaaatatgTGATAAACGTTACATTCTTTAAGGATACTTAATAATTTTGGAAAGACAAAAAACAAGCTAATGAACAAGTGCGAAAGTGAATACCGACACAAAgaaaattttcagttttaatgaaagtgATGCAACCATTAAttagtataaaatatgttaaataaatgatATCATAAATAAAATCGGACAACTCTTAATAACAGCACTTGCTCACATCCGGGCAACATGACAATTAAAAGAAAGTCACATGTTCTGAAAATAAATGCGTTCAAACGGGTGAAATAAAACTATTGAATAagaaaactgtttaaaatatCGGTTTATTTATGGATAATCAACAATCcaaatcaacaaaacaaaaaagcgtTAAATAGACCCAAGCTcaaatgttacgccggcatagaaaaaaaataaaatatttcaacatgaagaTATGAACACTTCTTTGTGATTAATATGAAATTATAATGCGATCGAAATTGTTTCTATATCGCAATAAAGGGATTTGTTAACATATTCCCCTAACCTTTAAGTGTCACAAATTGTATATtctaacacatatttattttaaggaattttctttatttttgaacAATAATGCAATTTGACTTACCTAAAACTCCGATAATAAAAGCCAGTAGGAATCCTTTATACGCTGCTTTACATAGCGGTCGCAGGCTATTAAACCCAGACTTCGAAACCCCAGGCATATCGTAGACAATGTCCATTCTTCTATAGCAAgtgtttacaaatacaaatattaactCCAGAATGATTGTTAAATACGCTCGTAATATTCCATTGCTTCGTTGATTATTTTCTTCCTAGTAAACTTGTATCTTCCGTACATAAAGTGTTGAATTGAATAACACTTTATGAACGAATAAGAACCTTCAGTTTTATTTCCGGAGTGAAGATGGAGAGGATTTATTTTCGCAATAACATTGTTTATCGACAAAATCAACCTTCATTAATTTTGATTTAGAGCCCTTTTGTGCTTATGCCGTAACGTCAAACTTCAAGAGCGTTGTTTATTTGCTGTCATAAAAACTAAAATTTTGATTGTTAGctttacttaatttttttttatatgattcctgaatttttgttttgaaaagagacttccttaaaacgaaaaatgctataagagaggaaagtgtcgtccctgataagcctttgtgtactaatctgggtcgacactttacatACAGACCTTAAACCAAGTTTTTCCAAGAAAATGACTTAATTATGGCAGCTCTCTAATAACAATTTAGGAACATTTTTGCCTTGTTTTAATGTTGCAGCAACAGTTCATAACATAATTACGTACAGTGGGCAAGACTCGCGTACACCTCTGTATGATCTTTCTTTGACCTTTACGCTTTCGTTCACGTCACATGACTACACACGGTCATCCAGATATGAGTGATGCCTTCAGTGTAACAGCAAGAGGTTCAAACAAcacaatgattttttttgcagAGAGTGACTGCAAGGCAAGTGTAGGACTAACGAAATATTTTGACAGCAGCAATATGAGATTTTATATTAAGTGTTGGGTTGTATATGTTGGTCTGTATCGTATAAAGCAAGAAGATGGTAACACTCTTAATATTGCAATTATGGTATTACCGCGAAACAATTTACCTTAAAAATGTTAGCGTTAATTCTGGTTTATCCGAAGCCATGTTGTCAATAATGGTATTTTTTATCAGCAGCCATATCTCGTTGTATTTGCCGTTGGTTTATAGACCAATTAACTACAGTAGCTGAAATTCAGAAAAATGCAGACCAGCAATTTGTTACCgaaaaatgcattattattatttaagatttGTTTTCGATTTACTTTAAACCTAGCTCGATTGCGACAAAGTTTTGGTTTATTGAAAGCTCTCGAGTCAGTTCCCTGGATAGAGCAAGATCTTGGTGTCTTTATAGAGGTTTAAAGAACGCTCTCAAattggggattgaacccgtgacctcccggtacCTAAGCGGACAttatatccactacgccacgtcGACCTTCCTTTCAATTATTCCTAGCTTATCGGCTAACAAACAACGATTTAGAGTTGGGATGCATAGGGTTTGACCAATATCATTAATGCGAACATAAGTTCGAATCAAACAAGATTGTATTTACATTGGTTCTCTGGAATTATTTCAGCTTTTTAAGTGGTATTACGACGGTTATTTGGCTCTATGTTCatggaaaaataaaaaagtatcatgtttaaatgcaaaaaaatactGACATCATTTAAATTAAGATCTTATTTAATGTGATTATATTATTAAGAAGAGTACGCTTTTATTTGTGTCGTTTGCTGCGGTTCTTGAAACATCTGTGGACTGGACTTACTGTTTTGTCAATTTAACGCAAGGAGGCACCTCTATGGTCGCctgtattgtttgttttacataGTTTGATtaccattattaatattatatcgAGTTTATACGAGTTTTATATCAACGTTGTATAATCGCAATCTTAAAAAAAGAGTTTTAACGAGGATTGTTATCTAAGCTCAATTACCAATCTTTATTCGGCAAAATTAACCAAATATTGTTTAGATCAATTGAATGTATAACGAACATATTTACACCGGTACCGATAACAATTCGTATGTGTTCTACTGCcaaaattatgtatatatgttgtaCTAACAAATCTGCACATACTAATTGGGTTTTCTGAATAGTGTACATGGGATGTGTACAGTATGTAGTTTTCTGCTGACACCAAATacatatttgtaattttataaGACTTTATTTTATGGTACTACTTATTCTGAACTTGTATTCTAGTATTCATCAGCGTTCTATCTTTAAACAAATGTAATTAGATTGTATATACTCACTTTAACCTGTATGATCGCGAAGATTTATGTTCCGGTTATCCTAAACCGCTTGAACAATCACGTTTTTACATAGTTGTAACATTTTAAGTCAGTGTCTTCGTTTGATTAATATGTGTGTATTATGATTGATGcaaacttgttttgttttaaaagctATCTTCGTTATTTTGTTTCTTAATTCAACTTGAATTTCATTAATTTGTGGACTCATAAACGGTgtatattaaatgttaatttaaatttcGGATTGAATTTATGCTTACAACATGTAAAAGACAATAACAGTCACCTATATTGAA
This is a stretch of genomic DNA from Dreissena polymorpha isolate Duluth1 chromosome 7, UMN_Dpol_1.0, whole genome shotgun sequence. It encodes these proteins:
- the LOC127839979 gene encoding uncharacterized protein LOC127839979 is translated as MDIVYDMPGVSKSGFNSLRPLCKAAYKGFLLAFIIGVLVAGTDALNCYACTSVTDANCADTFKADGIATSSDGCTACQKVKFDNLVTRGCGVGSEGCTENEILGVKTTTCTCSSDLCNAAYHVTVSLAMILFGILATLLQSIL